The Glycine soja cultivar W05 chromosome 3, ASM419377v2, whole genome shotgun sequence genome window below encodes:
- the LOC114405701 gene encoding uncharacterized protein LOC114405701 isoform X2: protein MGSEIGIKIRKIVVISIRGGYRSVCNHPFLVGVFCFLILLYRSFPFLFSVLVSASPVLVCTAILLGTLLSFGQPNVPEVEIEEKVTHDISSFQAGFSEGDTVFADRDESYFVKGYSENRSDVEERGIEEEASLVSERDNRAEEDRGLLSSDMPPDDEKLPDIIQPEKQEKEEVEREMKFHSFELGKNREIHEENLRSEAFSSDDEAIEKQYVMVQKVDDDVFEFENEKSPGDHLDFSASSSWKQVENDDDEDDSVESGSDGAESSSPDASMADIIPMLDELHPLLDLDAPQPAHVSRDGSDAASENSEKSDDDSVESDDDSENHGDADDDGIDEPDDEEEEEAAGGKEEDESKSAIKWTEDDQKNLMDLGNLELERNKRLENLIARRRARRLMTEKNLIDLDCADIPCNVAPIAMTRRNPFDFPDDSYAAMGLPPIPGSAPSILQPRRNPFDIPYDSNEEKPDLKGDSFQQEFKVFHQKEAFFRRHESFSVGPSVLGLSKQERYDWKPVFISERMASEGTSYPSFQRQSSEVSDSKLSSVPDTESVSSIDQDDRKFSEQDLSQETEFISNIDHVSDVVEHGSQSSGENDSVEMIQVEESNACQDEGEIVLGGVEDPSEMVFYPETGEVEIHEQFNAGETHLRREPSHEESVGSSRSSHSSLSEVIDSIPDENMEKAENLQQGDDHLSESRISTQASVEESIFQQVSGEVEENHHVDPVYDLSPQASETLQLFPSISSHDSAMELSERALPPASVEMTANAAEEESKVHDHRLEGNTSDHDKTQAASSELHEEAKNELSSEKSEDVNNVTANELSAVAPNFVDQNGSTMAEPQDLADYIRADSEVLHQDSVDSPDSDYQMASEKSHLSDNESVEEGALPNLESRFDNANMSTSVQDADEMFDSAASDAHHISSNGSPMAAPRDLELSPAAGPSPVVHPDSPSEETEHIEKFSSNNDDIFQIQQGKTNIHQDLDKNTVAFTSGSQHEIDVKSPSNLENDLSSSDKSVVAQSSSDHDEIQSSNAIQVESAHCFGTSNDEVGELHDAVDKFPPSISSVTSEKFETPKFRSPTGEADLEVDRHGEVENEDQNEVLETALHSEESMSQVTEENSNEEFDDMKEIDEEFLSELDTVGDFSVNDAGVSLHTGIEHEKIRDAQLSSLPKDVKTEEFEQDIPVLEARSLEDINLAFKQLQEGVDVEEVINRSTIKDQNVGGESKDHLEINSDLQVVEARSLEDINIALNQVSEGNKGELPNSLDSKDTSVKVEENEDGSAKVNEFFNVATSSEEMSRTTVDKSEDVPNSSSGIEEKSHSRKSSSSSSSSDSD from the exons ATGGGATCAGAAATTGGAATCAAAATAAGGAAAATTGTTGTCATTTCAATCAGAGGTGGTTACAGATCAGTTTGCAACCATCCATTCCTTGTGGGGGTTTTTTGTTTCCTGATTTTGTTGTACagatcttttccttttctgttttctgtTTTGGTCTCTGCATCTCCTGTTTTGGTCTGCACTGCTATTCTGCTTGGGACCCTTCTCAGTTTTGGGCAGCCAAATGTGCCTGAAGTTGAGATAGAAGAGAAAGTTACTCATGACATTTCATCCTTCCAAGCTGGGTTCTCCGAGGGTGACACTGTTTTTGCTGACAGAGATGAGAGCTATTTTGTGAAGGGGTATTCAGAAAATAGGAGTGATGTGGAAGAGAGGGGCATTGAGGAGGAAGCAAGTTTGGTTAGTGAGAGGGATAATAGGGCCGAAGAAGATCGCGGATTGCTTTCTTCTGACATGCCTCCAGATGATGAAAAGTTGCCGGATATTATTCAGCCCGAGaagcaagaaaaagaggaagTGGAGAGGGAAATGAAATTCCATAGTTTTGAGTTGGGAAAGAATAGGGAAATTCATGAAGAGAACCTTAGGTCTGAAGCTTTTTCGAGTGATGATGAAGCTATTGAGAAACAATATGTCATGGTTCAAAAAGTGGATGATGatgtatttgaatttgaaaatgagaAAAGTCCCGGAGATCATTTGGACTTTTCTGCCAGCTCATCTTGGAAACAGGTGGAAAACGACGATGACGAGGATGACTCGGTGGAGTCAGGTTCTGATGGGGCTGAGAGCTCTTCACCAGACGCTTCCATGGCTGACATCATTCCAATGCTTGATGAACTCCATCCACTACTAGACCTAGATGCTCCACAGCCGGCTCATGTGTCCCGTGATGGTTCTGATGCTGCATCTGAGAACTCTGAGAAAAGTGATGATGACAGTGTCGAATCAGACGATGATAGTGAAAACCACGGTGATGCGGACGATGATGGTATTGATGAGCCTGATgatgaagaggaagaagaagcggcAGGTGGCAAAGAGGAGGATGAAAGTAAATCTGCTATTAAGTGGACAGAGGATGACCAAAAGAATCTCATGGATCTGGGAAATTTAGAGCTGGAAAGGAATAAAAGATTGGAGAATCTTATTGCTAGGAGAAGAGCACGGAGATTGATGACTGAGAAGAATCTAATAGACTTAGATTGTGCTGATATTCCCTGTAATGTTGCACCTATTGCTATGACCAGACGTAACCCATTTGATTTTCCTGATGACTCATATGCTGCCATGGGATTACCACCCATTCCTGGATCTGCTCCGTCTATTCTACAGCCTAGACGAAACCCTTTTGATATTCCCTACGACTCAAATGAAGAAAAACCTGATCTTAAGGGGGACAGTTTTCAACAAGAGTTCAAAGTGTTTCATCAAAAAGAGGCCTTTTTTCGGCGGCATGAAAGTTTCAGCGTGGGACCATCAGTATTGGGGTTATCCAAGCAAGAGAGGTATGATTGGAAACCTGTCTTTATATCTGAAAGGATGGCTTCGGAGGGAACAAGCTATCCTTCATTCCAGAGGCAATCAAGTGAAGTTAGTGATTCAAAGTTAAGTTCTGTTCCAGATACTGAATCTGTGAGTTCAATTGATCAGGATGACAGGAAATTCAGTGAGCAAGACTTGTCTCAAGAAACTGAATTTATATCTAACATTGACCATGTTTCTGATGTTGTTGAACATGGAAGCCAATCCTCTGGAGAAAATGATTCTGTGGAGATGATACAAGTTGAGGAGAGCAATGCTTGTCAGGATGAAGGGGAAATAGTTCTGGGCGGGGTGGAAGATCCTTCTGAGATGGTATTCTATCCTGAAACAGGAGAGGTTGAAATCCACGAACAATTCAATGCAGGGGAAACACATTTGAGAAGAGAACCAAGTCATGAGGAGAGTGTCGGCAGCAGCAGATCAAGCCATTCTTCACTATCGGAAGTAATTGACAGCATACCAGATGAAAACATGGAAAAAGCGGAAAATTTGCAGCAAGGAGATGATCATCTCTCTGAATCTAGAATTTCAACACAAGCTTCAGTGGAGGAATCAATCTTCCAGCAAGTTAGTGGTGAGGTGGAAGAAAATCACCATGTAGACCCTGTTTATGATCTTAGTCCACAAGCTTCTGAAACACTCCAATTGTTTCCTTCAATATCTTCTCATGATTCTGCTATGGAGTTGTCTGAGAGGGCATTGCCTCCTGCTTCAGTAGAAATGACTGCTAATGCGGCAGAAGAAGAGTCCAAAGTGCATGATCACAGACTGGAAGGTAATACTTCTGATCATGATAAAACTCAAGCAGCCTCTTCCGAACTACATGAGGAAGCCAAAAATGAATTGAGTTCTGAGAAATCTGAAGATGTGAATAATGTTACTGCAAATGAGTTATCTGCAGTTGCCCCAAATTTTGTTGATCAGAATGGATCTACAATGGCTGAGCCGCAG GATCTAGCTGACTACATACGTGCTGATTCTGAAGTTCTTCACCAAGACAGTGTAGATTCTCCAGATTCAGATTATCAAATGGCttctgaaaagtcacatctaTCAGATAATGAATCTGTGGAGGAAGGAGCACTGCCCAATTTAGAATCAAGATTTGATAATGCAAATATGTCTACGTCAGTCCAAGATGCAGATGAAATGTTTGATTCTGCGGCTTCTGATGCCCACCATATTTCTTCTAATGGTTCACCTATGGCTGCCCCACGGGATTTAGAGCTCTCACCTGCAGCAGGGCCATCACCAGTGGTTCATCCTGATTCACCTTCTGAAGAAACTGAACATATAGAAAAATTTTCATCAAATAATGATGACATATTTCAGATTCAGCAAGGTAAAACCAACATCCACCAAGATTTGGATAAGAATACGGTTGCTTTCACTTCGGGCAGTCAACATGAAATTGATGTGAAGTCTCCCTCTAACTTGGAGAATGATCTGTCAAGCTCTGATAAATCAGTTGTTGCACAATCTTCTAGTGATCATGATGAAATTCAG AGTTCTAATGCTATCCAGGTTGAATCTGCACACTGTTTTGGCACTTCCAATGATGAAGTTGGAGAATTGCATGATGCAGTTGACAAATTTCCTCCAAGCATTTCTTCTGTGACCTCTGAAAAATTTGAGACCCCTAAATTCAGGTCACCCACTGGTGAAGCAGATTTGGAAGTTGATAGGCACGGGGAAGTTGAAAATGAAGACCAAAATGAAGTGCTAGAAACTGCGCTTCATTCAGAAGAGAGCATGTCTCAGGTTACTGAAGAAAATAGCAATGAAGAATTTGATGATATGAAGGAAATTGATGAAGAATTCTTGTCAGAATTGGACACTGTTGGAGACTTTAGTGTCAATGATGCTGGTGTATCACTTCATACTGGCATTGAACATGAGAAAATTAGAGATGCTCAACTTAGTTCACTCCCTAAGGATGTAAAGACAGAAGAGTTTGAGCAGGACATCCCAGTTCTTGAAGCAAGATCACTTGAAGATATTAACTTGGCTTTTAAGCAACTTCAAGAAGGCGTGGATGTCGAAGAGGTCATCAATCGAAGTACTATTAAGGATCAGAATGTCGGTGGAGAATCTAAAGATCATCTGGAAATTAATTCAGACCTTCAAGTTGTTGAAGCCAGATCTCTAGAAGATATTAACATTGCTTTAAACCAAGTCTCTGAAGGTAATAAAGGGGAGCTGCCAAATTCTTTGGATTCGAAAGACACTTCAGTcaaagtagaagaaaatgagGATGGCTCAGCCAAGGTGAATGAATTCTTTAACGTAGCAACCAGTTCTGAGGAAATGAGCAGAACTACAGTGGATAAATCAGAAGATGTACCTAATAGCAGCTCCGGTATCGAGGAGAAATCTCACAGTAGGAAATCTAGTTCCAGCTCGAGCTCAAGTGATTCTGATTGA
- the LOC114405701 gene encoding uncharacterized protein LOC114405701 isoform X1 yields MGSEIGIKIRKIVVISIRGGYRSVCNHPFLVGVFCFLILLYRSFPFLFSVLVSASPVLVCTAILLGTLLSFGQPNVPEVEIEEKVTHDISSFQAGFSEGDTVFADRDESYFVKGYSENRSDVEERGIEEEASLVSERDNRAEEDRGLLSSDMPPDDEKLPDIIQPEKQEKEEVEREMKFHSFELGKNREIHEENLRSEAFSSDDEAIEKQYVMVQKVDDDVFEFENEKSPGDHLDFSASSSWKQVENDDDEDDSVESGSDGAESSSPDASMADIIPMLDELHPLLDLDAPQPAHVSRDGSDAASENSEKSDDDSVESDDDSENHGDADDDGIDEPDDEEEEEAAGGKEEDESKSAIKWTEDDQKNLMDLGNLELERNKRLENLIARRRARRLMTEKNLIDLDCADIPCNVAPIAMTRRNPFDFPDDSYAAMGLPPIPGSAPSILQPRRNPFDIPYDSNEEKPDLKGDSFQQEFKVFHQKEAFFRRHESFSVGPSVLGLSKQERYDWKPVFISERMASEGTSYPSFQRQSSEVSDSKLSSVPDTESVSSIDQDDRKFSEQDLSQETEFISNIDHVSDVVEHGSQSSGENDSVEMIQVEESNACQDEGEIVLGGVEDPSEMVFYPETGEVEIHEQFNAGETHLRREPSHEESVGSSRSSHSSLSEVIDSIPDENMEKAENLQQGDDHLSESRISTQASVEESIFQQVSGEVEENHHVDPVYDLSPQASETLQLFPSISSHDSAMELSERALPPASVEMTANAAEEESKVHDHRLEGNTSDHDKTQAASSELHEEAKNELSSEKSEDVNNVTANELSAVAPNFVDQNGSTMAEPQVVPVSVDSNLSSDIGSIKDVTNLGLVHGQDLADYIRADSEVLHQDSVDSPDSDYQMASEKSHLSDNESVEEGALPNLESRFDNANMSTSVQDADEMFDSAASDAHHISSNGSPMAAPRDLELSPAAGPSPVVHPDSPSEETEHIEKFSSNNDDIFQIQQGKTNIHQDLDKNTVAFTSGSQHEIDVKSPSNLENDLSSSDKSVVAQSSSDHDEIQSSNAIQVESAHCFGTSNDEVGELHDAVDKFPPSISSVTSEKFETPKFRSPTGEADLEVDRHGEVENEDQNEVLETALHSEESMSQVTEENSNEEFDDMKEIDEEFLSELDTVGDFSVNDAGVSLHTGIEHEKIRDAQLSSLPKDVKTEEFEQDIPVLEARSLEDINLAFKQLQEGVDVEEVINRSTIKDQNVGGESKDHLEINSDLQVVEARSLEDINIALNQVSEGNKGELPNSLDSKDTSVKVEENEDGSAKVNEFFNVATSSEEMSRTTVDKSEDVPNSSSGIEEKSHSRKSSSSSSSSDSD; encoded by the exons ATGGGATCAGAAATTGGAATCAAAATAAGGAAAATTGTTGTCATTTCAATCAGAGGTGGTTACAGATCAGTTTGCAACCATCCATTCCTTGTGGGGGTTTTTTGTTTCCTGATTTTGTTGTACagatcttttccttttctgttttctgtTTTGGTCTCTGCATCTCCTGTTTTGGTCTGCACTGCTATTCTGCTTGGGACCCTTCTCAGTTTTGGGCAGCCAAATGTGCCTGAAGTTGAGATAGAAGAGAAAGTTACTCATGACATTTCATCCTTCCAAGCTGGGTTCTCCGAGGGTGACACTGTTTTTGCTGACAGAGATGAGAGCTATTTTGTGAAGGGGTATTCAGAAAATAGGAGTGATGTGGAAGAGAGGGGCATTGAGGAGGAAGCAAGTTTGGTTAGTGAGAGGGATAATAGGGCCGAAGAAGATCGCGGATTGCTTTCTTCTGACATGCCTCCAGATGATGAAAAGTTGCCGGATATTATTCAGCCCGAGaagcaagaaaaagaggaagTGGAGAGGGAAATGAAATTCCATAGTTTTGAGTTGGGAAAGAATAGGGAAATTCATGAAGAGAACCTTAGGTCTGAAGCTTTTTCGAGTGATGATGAAGCTATTGAGAAACAATATGTCATGGTTCAAAAAGTGGATGATGatgtatttgaatttgaaaatgagaAAAGTCCCGGAGATCATTTGGACTTTTCTGCCAGCTCATCTTGGAAACAGGTGGAAAACGACGATGACGAGGATGACTCGGTGGAGTCAGGTTCTGATGGGGCTGAGAGCTCTTCACCAGACGCTTCCATGGCTGACATCATTCCAATGCTTGATGAACTCCATCCACTACTAGACCTAGATGCTCCACAGCCGGCTCATGTGTCCCGTGATGGTTCTGATGCTGCATCTGAGAACTCTGAGAAAAGTGATGATGACAGTGTCGAATCAGACGATGATAGTGAAAACCACGGTGATGCGGACGATGATGGTATTGATGAGCCTGATgatgaagaggaagaagaagcggcAGGTGGCAAAGAGGAGGATGAAAGTAAATCTGCTATTAAGTGGACAGAGGATGACCAAAAGAATCTCATGGATCTGGGAAATTTAGAGCTGGAAAGGAATAAAAGATTGGAGAATCTTATTGCTAGGAGAAGAGCACGGAGATTGATGACTGAGAAGAATCTAATAGACTTAGATTGTGCTGATATTCCCTGTAATGTTGCACCTATTGCTATGACCAGACGTAACCCATTTGATTTTCCTGATGACTCATATGCTGCCATGGGATTACCACCCATTCCTGGATCTGCTCCGTCTATTCTACAGCCTAGACGAAACCCTTTTGATATTCCCTACGACTCAAATGAAGAAAAACCTGATCTTAAGGGGGACAGTTTTCAACAAGAGTTCAAAGTGTTTCATCAAAAAGAGGCCTTTTTTCGGCGGCATGAAAGTTTCAGCGTGGGACCATCAGTATTGGGGTTATCCAAGCAAGAGAGGTATGATTGGAAACCTGTCTTTATATCTGAAAGGATGGCTTCGGAGGGAACAAGCTATCCTTCATTCCAGAGGCAATCAAGTGAAGTTAGTGATTCAAAGTTAAGTTCTGTTCCAGATACTGAATCTGTGAGTTCAATTGATCAGGATGACAGGAAATTCAGTGAGCAAGACTTGTCTCAAGAAACTGAATTTATATCTAACATTGACCATGTTTCTGATGTTGTTGAACATGGAAGCCAATCCTCTGGAGAAAATGATTCTGTGGAGATGATACAAGTTGAGGAGAGCAATGCTTGTCAGGATGAAGGGGAAATAGTTCTGGGCGGGGTGGAAGATCCTTCTGAGATGGTATTCTATCCTGAAACAGGAGAGGTTGAAATCCACGAACAATTCAATGCAGGGGAAACACATTTGAGAAGAGAACCAAGTCATGAGGAGAGTGTCGGCAGCAGCAGATCAAGCCATTCTTCACTATCGGAAGTAATTGACAGCATACCAGATGAAAACATGGAAAAAGCGGAAAATTTGCAGCAAGGAGATGATCATCTCTCTGAATCTAGAATTTCAACACAAGCTTCAGTGGAGGAATCAATCTTCCAGCAAGTTAGTGGTGAGGTGGAAGAAAATCACCATGTAGACCCTGTTTATGATCTTAGTCCACAAGCTTCTGAAACACTCCAATTGTTTCCTTCAATATCTTCTCATGATTCTGCTATGGAGTTGTCTGAGAGGGCATTGCCTCCTGCTTCAGTAGAAATGACTGCTAATGCGGCAGAAGAAGAGTCCAAAGTGCATGATCACAGACTGGAAGGTAATACTTCTGATCATGATAAAACTCAAGCAGCCTCTTCCGAACTACATGAGGAAGCCAAAAATGAATTGAGTTCTGAGAAATCTGAAGATGTGAATAATGTTACTGCAAATGAGTTATCTGCAGTTGCCCCAAATTTTGTTGATCAGAATGGATCTACAATGGCTGAGCCGCAGGTTGTCCCTGTTTCTGTGGATTCAAATTTGTCTTCTGATATTGGATCAATAAAGGATGTGACTAATTTAGGCTTAGTTCATGGGCAGGATCTAGCTGACTACATACGTGCTGATTCTGAAGTTCTTCACCAAGACAGTGTAGATTCTCCAGATTCAGATTATCAAATGGCttctgaaaagtcacatctaTCAGATAATGAATCTGTGGAGGAAGGAGCACTGCCCAATTTAGAATCAAGATTTGATAATGCAAATATGTCTACGTCAGTCCAAGATGCAGATGAAATGTTTGATTCTGCGGCTTCTGATGCCCACCATATTTCTTCTAATGGTTCACCTATGGCTGCCCCACGGGATTTAGAGCTCTCACCTGCAGCAGGGCCATCACCAGTGGTTCATCCTGATTCACCTTCTGAAGAAACTGAACATATAGAAAAATTTTCATCAAATAATGATGACATATTTCAGATTCAGCAAGGTAAAACCAACATCCACCAAGATTTGGATAAGAATACGGTTGCTTTCACTTCGGGCAGTCAACATGAAATTGATGTGAAGTCTCCCTCTAACTTGGAGAATGATCTGTCAAGCTCTGATAAATCAGTTGTTGCACAATCTTCTAGTGATCATGATGAAATTCAG AGTTCTAATGCTATCCAGGTTGAATCTGCACACTGTTTTGGCACTTCCAATGATGAAGTTGGAGAATTGCATGATGCAGTTGACAAATTTCCTCCAAGCATTTCTTCTGTGACCTCTGAAAAATTTGAGACCCCTAAATTCAGGTCACCCACTGGTGAAGCAGATTTGGAAGTTGATAGGCACGGGGAAGTTGAAAATGAAGACCAAAATGAAGTGCTAGAAACTGCGCTTCATTCAGAAGAGAGCATGTCTCAGGTTACTGAAGAAAATAGCAATGAAGAATTTGATGATATGAAGGAAATTGATGAAGAATTCTTGTCAGAATTGGACACTGTTGGAGACTTTAGTGTCAATGATGCTGGTGTATCACTTCATACTGGCATTGAACATGAGAAAATTAGAGATGCTCAACTTAGTTCACTCCCTAAGGATGTAAAGACAGAAGAGTTTGAGCAGGACATCCCAGTTCTTGAAGCAAGATCACTTGAAGATATTAACTTGGCTTTTAAGCAACTTCAAGAAGGCGTGGATGTCGAAGAGGTCATCAATCGAAGTACTATTAAGGATCAGAATGTCGGTGGAGAATCTAAAGATCATCTGGAAATTAATTCAGACCTTCAAGTTGTTGAAGCCAGATCTCTAGAAGATATTAACATTGCTTTAAACCAAGTCTCTGAAGGTAATAAAGGGGAGCTGCCAAATTCTTTGGATTCGAAAGACACTTCAGTcaaagtagaagaaaatgagGATGGCTCAGCCAAGGTGAATGAATTCTTTAACGTAGCAACCAGTTCTGAGGAAATGAGCAGAACTACAGTGGATAAATCAGAAGATGTACCTAATAGCAGCTCCGGTATCGAGGAGAAATCTCACAGTAGGAAATCTAGTTCCAGCTCGAGCTCAAGTGATTCTGATTGA